The Toxotes jaculatrix isolate fToxJac2 chromosome 14, fToxJac2.pri, whole genome shotgun sequence genomic interval TGCAGTGCACTTCATAACAAGCTTTGTAAGAAGGACACATTGGCACAGTCAGTGGTAAATGAAGGACAGATTTCTGTTAGAAATATAGGCATAAACATTTCAGGTTAAATGCTATGCAGAACTGGAGTTTTGCAATAATTCTTTCCAGATTACTATCTTAAAAAATTCAGACttaatttaaacaaattaaacacaacCCCTCTGTTCTGAAAGTTGTTAGTATTAACTCTAAAGTTTTGAGAAATCTTTACATTAACGTTTGACTCTTTGAATAACAAGGAAACTTGCAAATTTCGAAAAGGCGTTATTTCCTGCCACGTAACGGCGCATGCGCACCACCCAGCTAGTCAATTGGCGACGTGTACCCGGTATCTGGAAGTGTTCAGGTATCTCACCTCTGCGGGGTTACGAGCTGCCACAAAACACCCAAAAAGCCTTAAAACAACGAAAGCATGGGAGGATCGCAGAGTGTGGAGATACCGGGAGGAGGCTCCGAGGGCTACCACGTCCTCCGGGTGAGTGTATAGCTTCTACATTCTGCTGTTAGCTTAGCATCCGGCCAGAGGCGGAGCATTCCCAGCTCTGTGTGTTGACGAGAGGCCGGGGATGTCTGCTGGGGCCTCCGTCTGGGTTAACACCAACACCATGTCAGGAAAATGTTGTGCGCTTTAGAGCTGAGTCAGTGTCACATAGCGTTTCTTGGTATTTTCGCATTTCTGCCTGTTGGCGAATTAACTAATTAAATATGCTTATTTGTAGCTAAGCACTAGCTACAAGGGCTGAAGCTAACTGAAGCTATGTACCTGCACTGAATGACAGCTGCCAAGCTGGTTGTTCATGCATCCATTATCGGACGGGTCCCTGTGCAGAGTGCTTCATTTACCTTCTGTTGCTAAATTTGAATCATGAAGGCTCTGGTAACGAGCCGGTGTTGGGGTCAGGGCTTAGGCTATGTTATGGTCAGACGGCACAGATAACAggaaggggttagggttaataCCGGGTGCAGGTCTTTGACCAGCTCTCCTGTATGTCGGTCAGTTCAGGTCCAACCTGTTTATGCTGTATATACAGAGTATGTCTGATACTCTTTATTTACAAATtcaacaaaaagcaaaaggtgAGTGTGTTAGTCCAGCAGCCGCTCAGGTTGTCTCTTAATTTTGTGCAGGTTCAAGAGAACTCGCCTGGGCACCGTGCTGGTCTGGAGCCTTTCTTTGACTTCATTGTCTCCATCAACAACACCAGACTGGTAAGAAAACTCAGCAACTGTATCTGACAGGACCAAAAACACCTCATTAGGGACAGCACgtttcactgttttctcctctttcttctttgtcaTCCCATTTTTTCCTGCAGAACAAGGACAACGACACTTTGAAGGACTTGCTGAAAGCGAGTGTAGAGAAACCAGTTAAGATGCTGGTTTACTCCTCAAAGACCCTGGAGCTGCGGGAGTCCACTGTCACACCCAGCAACCTGTGGGGAGGGCAGGGCTTGCTTGGTGTCTCTATTCGTTTCTGCAGCTTTGAAGGAGCCAATGAGAATGTTTGGCACGTACTGGTAGGCAGCCCTGAAGTCTCATCTGTGTCCTACTGTTTTATATTGTTATGCAATATTTCCCTCGCTTATACTCCCCCTCTCTTTTGAACAGGAAGTGGAGCCAAATTCCCCAGCAGCCATTGCCGGCTTGCGGCCGCACACCGACTACATCATTGGAGCCGACACGGTTATGAATGAGGTAGTGTGTCAGCACTTTACGTTTTTGCTACTGTCACTGCTTCACATTCTCCACCTGGCAAATACCAGTGACTGTGTGTCTCCTTCTTGTGTCTAACCTCTCCGCCTCTTTATGTCTTGATCCCACAGTCAGAGGACCTGTTCTCTCTGATAGAGAGCCATGAGGGGAAAGGCCTGAAACTCTATGTGtacaacacagacactgacaactGCAGAGAGGTAGTCATCACCCCTAACAGTGCCTGGGGAGGAGAGGGCAGGTAATACCCCACACTCACACCCTTTCAGCCTTTTAGCCATCAATAAGCACAAGACCAGGTATATTgaattgctttaaaaaaaaaaatcagagatgTAGGCGGCAAGTCTAAGGTCAGGGCTAATCTCAGATGAATTTGAATGGAGACTGAGGTTTGTTATTGTTTAATTCTCAAcaatattttctctcttttccagcCTTGGATGTGGGATTGGTTATGGATACCTTCACAGGATTCCCACCCGGCCTTTTGAGGAGGGGAAGAAGATCAGCTTCCCTGGAAATAACCCCAGTGAGCCTGTCAGTCCACTGAAGGATGGATTCACTGAggtcagaccacacacacagcatttatTCTAGGTTTCAGTGTCTTTATAGCACGACCCCCAGCCTCAGTTCAGTATGAAGACATGTTAAAAGTAATTGAAATACGAATACAATGACTTCAAATCTAAAAATCACCATTTGTTATCAGTACTTGTGTGTTACGTTGTGTAGTTCCCTGAAATCTTACCTCACCGTTCGCTGTGTATCCTTGAAAACTATAGTGCTTTATCACATCAGCTCAAACTTTACCCATCAGTatgcagagtgtgtgcatgacaTTGAAAAGGTTTaagttttaaatctttttttttttttttttttttttacaagtgtTCACAC includes:
- the LOC121192660 gene encoding Golgi reassembly-stacking protein 2-like, with product MGGSQSVEIPGGGSEGYHVLRVQENSPGHRAGLEPFFDFIVSINNTRLNKDNDTLKDLLKASVEKPVKMLVYSSKTLELRESTVTPSNLWGGQGLLGVSIRFCSFEGANENVWHVLEVEPNSPAAIAGLRPHTDYIIGADTVMNESEDLFSLIESHEGKGLKLYVYNTDTDNCREVVITPNSAWGGEGSLGCGIGYGYLHRIPTRPFEEGKKISFPGNNPSEPVSPLKDGFTEVQLSAVTPPPTAVPTGLEDSLSGLSITAAPTMPSELQTGLPTVPLLPSSTSPSLSPLTPLNPATTSFNPATTLPGLMPLPGGLPPLPNLPNLNLPLPDLSAVSLAGSSTLPPPVGTTAVPPLAPLPPLNLPGLAAFPPLPTMLPSQLPPLLPQGVAPLLPTSVTAAPATVTVTAAPAADSTAPTEAVSTNATEAPAPTETTLTSS